CCCAGTTCCATCAATTGCAAGCATCAAAGCAGTTTGACCGTTAACATCCTCTGCATTAATATCAGCTCCCGCTTGAACAAGAACCTTAACAATCTCAAAGTTACCAGCCTCACTTGCTACCATTAAGGCTGTTGCCCCGTTAATGTCCCTCACATTTAAATTAACCTGGTTTGAAATAGCAGCTTGGATTTGTACCAAATGATTCACTGCGGCTGCTTTTACTAAAGGCGGACGGATTCTTCCTTCTAAATAAACCGCTAAAGAAAAACTGAGTAAAATCACCATCGAGAACTGAATAATAACCTGCTTAAGCTGCACACCTCTTTGAAAAAGACAGAGACTTGTTACTATTCCAAGAAGACTACCAACTGGTATACCGAATAATAAACCCGGAATTAGAGCGTAATTAAAAATGTCATCTTTAAAGTAAAATCCTCGTTGAATGAGAACTAAAAAACCTATTGAAAACACAAGCTGGTTTCCAATTATTGCTCCGCCTAA
The Desertifilum tharense IPPAS B-1220 genome window above contains:
- a CDS encoding ankyrin repeat domain-containing protein; protein product: MLNFIVATVIGMLGGAIIGNQLVFSIGFLVLIQRGFYFKDDIFNYALIPGLLFGIPVGSLLGIVTSLCLFQRGVQLKQVIIQFSMVILLSFSLAVYLEGRIRPPLVKAAAVNHLVQIQAAISNQVNLNVRDINGATALMVASEAGNFEIVKVLVQAGADINAEDVNGQTALMLAIDGTGFNGHPEIANVLIQAGVDVNAKNIKGWTALMSAASVGDSSTLTHLIQAGADINAETDDGSTALEIASKVGQTSIVNILRKVGEKK